Proteins co-encoded in one Nothobranchius furzeri strain GRZ-AD chromosome 4, NfurGRZ-RIMD1, whole genome shotgun sequence genomic window:
- the ier2b gene encoding immediate early response 2b encodes MSAITAMDVNVEAKRILAVSISKLYASRTQRGGLRLHRSLLLSLVMRSARDIYHSSRESEAPIAAAPEEPMDTSSRAEEQTQLPEPESEPQPVANGAEAASEVSDSREEESDGETTEDKENVSPTRQSRKRRGKASAAPDFLPSKRARLEPGEERYAAPLGSCRTMAGESLTTLSLNRVIPAF; translated from the coding sequence ATGAGTGCCATAACAGCAATGGACGTGAACGTTGAAGCCAAGCGGATTCTGGCCGTATCGATCAGCAAACTGTACGCCTCCAGGACCCAGAGAGGAGGACTGAGACTACACCGGAGCCTCCTGCTCTCTTTGGTCATGAGGTCCGCCCGAGACATCTATCACTCCTCTCGGGAGAGCGAGGCGCCGATCGCGGCCGCTCCAGAGGAGCCGATGGACACCAGCTCCCGAGCGGAGGAGCAAACTCAGCTCCCTGAGCCCGAATCTGAGCCCCAGCCGGTCGCGAACGGAGCAGAGGCTGCCTCGGAGGTGTCGGACAGCCGTGAGGAAGAGAGCGACGGTGAAACCACCGAGGACAAGGAGAACGTGAGCCCGACAAGGCAGTCCAGGAAACGCCGGGGCAAGGCGTCGGCGGCGCCTGACTTCCTTCCCAGCAAGAGGGCGAGACTGGAGCCCGGAGAGGAGAGGTATGCGGCTCCGTTGGGCAGCTGTCGCACCATGGCTGGGGAGTCCCTGACCACTCTGTCTCTAAACCGGGTTATACCTGCGTTCTGA